The following proteins are encoded in a genomic region of Cryptomeria japonica chromosome 11, Sugi_1.0, whole genome shotgun sequence:
- the LOC131041399 gene encoding probable serine/threonine-protein kinase PBL7: MGWFSCYGSFKEDKKLKPLNRESKEGVSSAYQQVTQEKPKAKASAEIRKEGSKDGSQQHIAAQTFTFRELAAATKNFRAECLLGEGGFGRVYMGRLETTGQVVAVKQLDRNGLQGNREFLVEVLMLSLLHHDNLVNLIGYCADGDQRLLVYEYMPLGSLEDHLHDLPPDKEPLDWKTRMKIAAGAAKGLEYLHDKANPPVIYRDLKCSNILLDEGYHAKLSDFGLAKLGPVGDKTHVSTRVMGTYGYCAPEYAMTGQLTIKSDVYSFGVVLLELITGRKAIDNSKSAGEHNLVAWARPLFKDRRKFPQMADPLLQGHYPMRGLYQALAVAAMCVQEQATMRPLIADVVTALTYLASQTYDPVTNPVQSTRLSPPTPPRGKKDNEKKLSGGSDKKNARVNSRVGIGSPSIHAQGSPDQNSPAREAKTWKESRSERKRNNT; this comes from the exons ATGGGCTGGTTTTCATGCTACGGATCTTTCAAGGAAGACAAGAAATTGAAACCCCTGAACAGGGAGAGCAAGGAAGGGGTCTCATCTGCTTATCAACAAGTGACGCAAG AGAAACCTAAGGCGAAGGCTTCTGCGGAAATCAGAAAAGAGGGCTCGAAAGATGGATCGCAGCAGCATATAGCGGCGCAAACATTTACTTTCCGGGAGCTCGCAGCGGCGACCAAGAATTTTAGGGCGGAGTGTCTTTTAGGCGAAGGAGGGTTTGGGAGAGTTTACATGGGTCGCCTTGAAACCACAGGCCAA GTTGTTGCTGTCAAGCAACTTGACAGAAATGGGCTTCAAGGAAACAGAGAATTTCTTGTTGAAGTTTTAATGCTAAGCCTTCTTCATCATGACAATCTTGTTAACCTTATTGGCTATTGTGCTGATGGTGACCAAAGACTTTTAGTCTATGAGTATATGCCATTGGGGTCACTGGAAGATCATCTGCATG ATCTTCCACCAGACAAGGAGCCCTTGGATTGGAAAACTAGAATGAAAATTGCTGCAGGTGCTGCTAAAGGGTTGGAGTACTTGCATGACAAAGCCAACCCACCAGTGATTTATCGAGATTTGAAATGCTCCAATATCTTACTAGATGAGGGATATCATGCCAAATTATCTGATTTTGGTTTAGCCAAACTTGGTCCTGTGGGGGACAAGACTCATGTTTCTACTCGTGTAATGGGAACATATGGATATTGTGCACCAGAATATGCGATGACTGGTCAATTGACAATAAAATCAGATGTGTACAGTTTTGGGGTCGTTTTATTGGAATTAATCACTGGTAGGAAAGCTATTGATAATTCAAAGTCAGCTGGGGAGCACAATCTTGTTGCTTGG GCACGTCCATTGTTCAAGGACCGGAGGAAGTTTCCACAGATGGCTGACCCATTGCTCCAAGGGCATTATCCTATGAGAGGCTTGTATCAAGCACTTGCTGTTGCAGCAATGTGTGTTCAGGAGCAAGCTACAATGCGTCCACTGATTGCTGATGTAGTGACTGCTCTCACCTATCTTGCATCACAGACATATGATCCTGTTACAAATCCAGTGCAAAGTACACGTCTTTCTCCTCCCACACCTCCTCGAGGAAAAAAGGATAATGAGAAGAAGCTGAGCGGTGGATCTGATAAAAAAAATGCCAGAGTTAATAGCCGTGTAGGTATTGGTTCTCCATCTATACATGCACAGGGTTCTCCAGATCAAAATTCACCAGCACGTGAAGCGAAAACGTGGAAAGAAAGTAGGAGTGAAAGGAAGCGGAATAATACTTAG